GACGGCGTGTTCGACCTGGTCAGCGAGTACGGTTCCACCGAGGAGCTCTGGTTCCCGGAATGGGAATTCCGCGGGCCGCCCTGGGAGAACCCGGACCTGTACCGCCGGCTCTCCCCCAGCAGCTACGTGCAGAACTTCAAGACACCGACGCTAGTCGTGCAGGGCGAGCTGGACTTCCGGGTTCCCGTCGAGCAGGGGCTCGGCATGTTCACCGCGCTTCAGCGTCGGGGAGTCGAATCGCGCATCCTCTACTTCCCGGACGAGGGCCACTGGGTCTTGAAGCCGAGGAACAGCCAGCTCTGGTACCGGACCGTGCTCGACTGGATCGACGCCCATGCCAAGCCGCGAAATAAACAGGCCTCCCGGCCGTAGGCCGCGCGCCTGCGCATCGCCAACTGGAGATCGAATGAAGCGACTTCTGCTCGCCGTCGCCGTCGCCGCCTGCAGCTCGGCGCCGCAAACGAAGCCCGCCAACGAACCCGCGACCGGCGCGACGGCCACCCAGACTCCCCCTTCGCCCGCGAATCCGCCCGGAGCTGCGACGGCCGGAACGCCCTCTTCCGCTCCTCCCGCCGCAGGCCAGCCGGCGACGCCCCCTGCATCCGGCGCGGCGGGCAGCGCAGTGGCGCAGGCGAAGCCGGAGCCGCCGTCCATCGACGAGAGCGCGATGGACAAGTCGATCGATCCCTGCACCGACTTCTACCAGTACGCCTGCGGGAGCTGGCTGAAGAAGACGCCCATTCCCGACGACCGGGCGAGCTGGGGCCGCGGCTTCAGCGAGATCTTCCAGCGCAACGAGGCGCTGATGCACGACATCCTCGAGAAGAACGCGCGTGGCGAGGCCGACTCCGCCGATCCGTTCTCGCAGAAAGTAGGTGACTTCTACGGGACCTGCATGGACGAGCAGAAGGCGGAGACGGCGTCGCTGCAGGCGCTGCAGAGCGATCTGAAGAGAATCGACGCCATTCGCGACGTGAAGGGCCTCGCGCAGCAGGTGGCCTATCTGCAGGCGCGCGGCGCCCCCGCCCTTTTCGGCTTCGCGTCCCAGCAGGACTTCAAGGACGCGACCGAGGTGATCGGCGGCGCCGACCAGGGTGGCCTCGGACTGCCGGACCGCGATTACTATCTGAAGGACGATGCGCGCATGAAGGAGCTACGCACGCTCTACCAGGACCACGTCGCCAGGATGCTGGCTCTCGCCGGCGCGCCGGAGACCGCGGCGAAACAGCAGGCGCAGGTGGTGATGAATCTGGAAACCGCGCTCGCGAAGGTGTCGATGGACAAGGTAGAGCGGCGCGATCCCAACAAGGTGTACCACCGCCTGGAGCGCGCCGGATTGAAGAAGGCGGCGCCGCACTTCCTCTGGGACGTCTATTTCGCGGAGCTCGGGGCGCCGGACGTGCAGGCCATCAACGTCCTGGTGCCGGGGTTCTTCAGCGGCATGGACAAGCTCGTCGCCCAGCCTTCGAAGCTGAACGATGTGAGGACGTACTTGCGCTGGACGGCGGTGGAGAGCGCCGCCAACGCGCTGGGAAGGAGCTTCGTCGAGGAGAAGTTTCGTCTGACCAAGGCCTTGACGGGGGCCAAGGCCATCCTGCCGCGCTGGAAGCGCTGCGTGCAGATGACGAACAACGCGATGGGCGAGGCCGTCGGGCGCAGCTTCGTCGCCGCCACCATCGGCGACGAAGGAAAGAAGATCGCCAGCGAGATCATCGAAGGCATCGAGGGCGCCTTCGAGCGCAACCTGGCCGAGGTGTCGTGGATGGACGAAGCGGCTCGGGCCGCGTCGAAGGACAAGCTGAAGAAGATCAACAACAAGATCGCCTATCCGAAGAAATGGCGCGACTACTCGAGCATGGACATCGGGAAGGAGTCGCTGCTGGCGAATCTGAACGAGGCGGCGCGCTTCGAGACCAAGCGCGATCTGGACAAGATCGGCAAGCCCGTCGATCGCAACGACTTCCAGCTCAGCCCCGTGGCGGTGAACGCGTACTACGATCCCTCGCTGAACGAGATGGTATTCCTCGCCGGAATCATGCAGACACCGTTCTTCAAGACGGGAGCTCCGGAGCCGGCGAACTACGGCGGCCTGGGAATGGTCGCCGGCCATGAGCTGACCCACGGCTTCGACGATCAGGGCCGGCAGTTCGACGGGGACGGCAACCTGCACGAATGGTGGTCGAAGAACGTAGGCGACGCGTTCAACGAGCGCGCCGAATGCGTGGCCAAGCAGTACGACGCGTACCCCGCGGTGGACGACACGAAGCTGAACGGACACCTGACGCTGGGCGAGAACATCGCCGACATTGGCGGCCTGAAGATGGCCCTGCAGGCGCTGCGCCAGAAGCGCGGCGGCCAGGTGGAACCGAAGACGGAGCAGGACTTCTTCGTCGCCTTTGCACAGACCTGGT
The sequence above is drawn from the Deltaproteobacteria bacterium genome and encodes:
- a CDS encoding M13 family peptidase, whose product is MKRLLLAVAVAACSSAPQTKPANEPATGATATQTPPSPANPPGAATAGTPSSAPPAAGQPATPPASGAAGSAVAQAKPEPPSIDESAMDKSIDPCTDFYQYACGSWLKKTPIPDDRASWGRGFSEIFQRNEALMHDILEKNARGEADSADPFSQKVGDFYGTCMDEQKAETASLQALQSDLKRIDAIRDVKGLAQQVAYLQARGAPALFGFASQQDFKDATEVIGGADQGGLGLPDRDYYLKDDARMKELRTLYQDHVARMLALAGAPETAAKQQAQVVMNLETALAKVSMDKVERRDPNKVYHRLERAGLKKAAPHFLWDVYFAELGAPDVQAINVLVPGFFSGMDKLVAQPSKLNDVRTYLRWTAVESAANALGRSFVEEKFRLTKALTGAKAILPRWKRCVQMTNNAMGEAVGRSFVAATIGDEGKKIASEIIEGIEGAFERNLAEVSWMDEAARAASKDKLKKINNKIAYPKKWRDYSSMDIGKESLLANLNEAARFETKRDLDKIGKPVDRNDFQLSPVAVNAYYDPSLNEMVFLAGIMQTPFFKTGAPEPANYGGLGMVAGHELTHGFDDQGRQFDGDGNLHEWWSKNVGDAFNERAECVAKQYDAYPAVDDTKLNGHLTLGENIADIGGLKMALQALRQKRGGQVEPKTEQDFFVAFAQTWCTNYRPEAARLQAQTNPHSTAQWRVNGPISDNPDFAKTFSCKAGAAMAPQNRCTVW